GTACAGCAAGTAGTGCAATGGCTGGCCTTCGCGGCCAGCCGAAGCGCTACTCTGAGCGACACGAGCGGGCCCCGTTCAGTAAGTTGTCCATTTCGCTTTGCTTTGCGCGGCACGTTCCGCGCTTCACAAGAAACTGCGCAGCACAGGTGCTTCGTCACCGTGCCACGCACCTTACTTTCGGACCAGATCAGCCGGCGGGCCACGCACCCAAGCCGCGCCACACGGCCGGAGAAGAAGGAGACAAGATGCTCTGGAAGGGATTTCAGAAACCGAAGCGCCTGGCATTCGACAGCGAGTCGCTGACCGACAAGTACGGTCACTTCTGGGCGCAGCCGTTTGAGCGCGGTTTTGGTACTACGATCGGCAATGCTCTACGCCGTGTGCTGCTCTCGTCGATCGAGGGCGCTGCAGTCACTGCCGTCAAAATCGAAGGCGTGCTTCATGAGTTTCAGTCGCTCCCCGGTGTTGTCGAGGATGCGACCGACATCATCCTTAACCTGAAGCAGGTGCCGTTCAAATTGAACGGCGATGCTCCGAAGGCAATCTATCTTCGCGCGGACCAGCCCGGTGTTGTTACCTCAAGTATGATCGAGACCGATGCTGACGTCGAAGTACTCGATAAGGACGTTTACATCGCCACCGTGAGTGAAGGCGGCCGTCTCGAAATGGAGATGCGCCTGAAGAAGGGGCGCGGCTACGTTTCGGCGGACAAGAATTTCGACGAGGATCTGGGTCTCGGGTTTATCCCGATTGACTCTGTGCACTCGCCCGTCCGCAAGGTGAATTACGCGGTGGAAGCCGCGCGTCTTGGCCAGATAACCGATTACGACAAGCTGTCTCTGGAAGTCTGGACGAACGGCAGCGTCTCGCCGGCCGATGCGATTGGCCTGGCGGCGAAGCTGCTGAAAGATCACATGAACATCTTCATCAACTTCGAAGAGGAAGTTGAGACCTCCGCCAGCGCGGAAGAGCGCAAGCCGGAGATTCGCAACGAGAATCTCAACCGCTCTGTCGAAGAGCTGGAGCTTTCGGTACGCAGCTACAACTGCCTGAAGAACGCCAATATTCAGACCATTGGCGAACTTGTGCAGAAGAGCGAAGCCGAAATGCTGAAGACGAAAAACTTCGGCCGCAAATCGCTCAACGAGATTAAGGAAATCCTGTCCTCGATGGGACTTGGCCTTGGCATGAAGATTGACGAGCAGGGTAATGCAGTTCCGATGAATCAGTCGGCTGCAGCAACCAGTTCGCCTTCTTCGCCGGTTAATTCAGGCGACGGGAACCCGACTTTTTAATGTCCCGGCAGGCGCGTTCAGCGCGTCAGCAGGGTTCCGACAGCCAATGGCTGAGCGGGAACAGAATTCAGCAGGCTTCCGACACCCGAGGCTGGGTACCCGAAGCTGGGCGATACCAAGGAACTGAGTCATGCGTCATCGTGTAGCAGGATGGAAACTGGGACGTAACACGGAGCACCGGCGCGCGCTGTTGCGCAACCTGGTGACCTCTCTCATTCTGGAAGAGCGGATCGAGACCACGGTCACGAAGGCCAAGGCG
The window above is part of the Clostridia bacterium genome. Proteins encoded here:
- a CDS encoding DNA-directed RNA polymerase subunit alpha; its protein translation is MLWKGFQKPKRLAFDSESLTDKYGHFWAQPFERGFGTTIGNALRRVLLSSIEGAAVTAVKIEGVLHEFQSLPGVVEDATDIILNLKQVPFKLNGDAPKAIYLRADQPGVVTSSMIETDADVEVLDKDVYIATVSEGGRLEMEMRLKKGRGYVSADKNFDEDLGLGFIPIDSVHSPVRKVNYAVEAARLGQITDYDKLSLEVWTNGSVSPADAIGLAAKLLKDHMNIFINFEEEVETSASAEERKPEIRNENLNRSVEELELSVRSYNCLKNANIQTIGELVQKSEAEMLKTKNFGRKSLNEIKEILSSMGLGLGMKIDEQGNAVPMNQSAAATSSPSSPVNSGDGNPTF